The following are encoded together in the Pedobacter sp. D749 genome:
- a CDS encoding S41 family peptidase, with protein MKKILILLSILIKFTFGLAAQSTITPPLESYLGIYSSKKSSLKITISKNDTTLIAQANGQNAFPLEARAKDQFMYYKAGIELLFDTSKGEMTVNQDGDISLFIRDNFTPVMGIAQNSTIYQPEDMQADLNKFKGALIKTHPGLYTNQSPEKFEKTVDKLMSETSKPLQATDFYKIVLKMIATIHDDHTSVKAFNHLGDIIANQKWLPFQIYVKDERIFVVNNLSNLQIPEGSEILAIDDHLSNEILSEILKHFSSDGISESPTLHKLGVSYFTLFGKIYPQIFGEKVSYNISYRDYKSNKILTAQVEPLSEQNYIALKEKRYPLTIPSADAFNFTLNKQRNHAIIKINRFFKDSFHEPENTFPDYYKKCFKEISANKIKNLIIDLRDNSGGKAGNAAYLLQYFIDKPIIPAKEKITLGNDEYFLKTTGVKLRLNEDYGLARQMNGTFKVTKYDALRELEKFDPIEEYHFNGKLVVLINGGVVSAGGTAAGLFKEYTNAILVGRETSGYAGTGNGVQKISILGGHTETAITIPLLHGVYAINPIIQKRGAIPDYEISNSVQDVLENRDAAMEFVFKNLLKIKTK; from the coding sequence ATGAAAAAAATCCTTATACTCTTATCAATCCTTATTAAATTCACCTTTGGCTTAGCTGCGCAATCCACCATAACGCCGCCCCTGGAAAGCTATCTGGGCATTTACAGCAGCAAAAAATCGTCACTCAAAATAACCATCAGCAAAAATGATACGACATTAATAGCCCAGGCAAATGGACAGAATGCATTTCCGCTGGAAGCCCGTGCCAAAGATCAATTCATGTATTATAAAGCCGGTATTGAGTTGTTATTTGATACTTCCAAAGGTGAAATGACAGTGAACCAGGACGGTGACATATCTTTGTTTATCAGGGATAACTTTACACCTGTGATGGGAATTGCACAAAACTCCACAATCTATCAGCCTGAAGATATGCAGGCAGATCTCAATAAATTTAAAGGTGCGCTTATCAAAACACATCCGGGACTCTACACAAATCAATCACCAGAGAAATTTGAGAAAACGGTAGACAAATTAATGTCGGAAACTTCCAAACCTTTGCAGGCAACAGATTTTTACAAAATTGTACTTAAAATGATTGCCACTATTCATGATGATCATACAAGTGTAAAGGCTTTTAACCATCTGGGCGATATTATAGCTAATCAAAAATGGCTACCCTTTCAAATTTACGTTAAAGATGAGCGGATTTTCGTAGTAAACAACTTAAGTAATCTGCAAATTCCGGAAGGCTCTGAAATTCTGGCAATAGACGATCATTTAAGTAATGAGATTTTATCTGAAATTTTGAAACATTTTTCTTCCGACGGTATAAGCGAATCTCCTACACTACATAAATTAGGAGTTTCCTACTTTACCCTATTTGGTAAAATATATCCGCAGATCTTTGGAGAAAAAGTATCTTACAATATTTCCTACCGGGATTATAAGTCTAATAAAATTTTAACCGCACAAGTGGAACCACTCTCTGAACAAAATTACATAGCACTGAAAGAAAAACGTTATCCATTAACGATCCCATCGGCAGATGCTTTTAATTTTACCCTCAATAAGCAAAGAAACCACGCTATTATAAAGATCAATCGATTTTTCAAAGACAGTTTCCATGAACCTGAAAATACATTCCCTGATTATTATAAAAAATGTTTCAAAGAAATTTCTGCTAACAAAATTAAAAACTTAATTATCGATTTAAGAGATAATAGTGGTGGTAAGGCAGGGAATGCCGCTTATTTACTTCAATACTTTATTGATAAGCCGATAATTCCAGCTAAAGAAAAAATTACACTGGGAAATGATGAATACTTTTTGAAAACAACCGGGGTTAAACTTAGATTAAATGAAGACTATGGCTTGGCCAGGCAAATGAATGGAACTTTTAAGGTGACTAAATACGATGCCTTACGTGAATTGGAGAAATTTGATCCAATAGAAGAATATCATTTTAACGGAAAGTTAGTGGTGCTGATTAATGGCGGAGTGGTTTCTGCTGGTGGTACAGCCGCAGGACTTTTCAAAGAGTACACGAATGCTATTTTGGTCGGACGTGAAACGTCCGGATATGCCGGAACTGGTAATGGCGTCCAAAAAATATCAATATTGGGTGGCCATACTGAAACTGCCATTACAATACCGCTTTTACATGGCGTATATGCAATAAACCCAATTATACAGAAAAGAGGAGCCATTCCTGATTATGAAATATCAAATTCTGTTCAGGACGTATTAGAAAACAGGGATGCAGCCATGGAATTTGTATTTAAAAACCTGTTGAAGATAAAAACTAAATAA
- a CDS encoding NADP-dependent oxidoreductase, with protein sequence MKSNLIRLAKMPEGVPQANDFKFETEELRPLREGDIELRPIFISVDPYLRVAMAGGHPPAINVGDIIISRGIAKVISSEHKDFKPGDIVMGYMQWRDRMVCNGNDFSIISEQGLPLSAYLSVLGSTGLSAYFALSEIGKPKAGETLVVSGAAGAVGSIAGQIGKIFGCKVIGIAGSDEKTDFIVSGLGMDAAINYKTNANIGQTLDDLCPEGVDIYFDNVGGAVSDEVISRMNDYGRVVVCGSIDSYNNKEAVGGLKLLPLIVYKKLLMQGFLIGDYTQRFPEGRKQLEQWINEGKLHYRETIIKGFDKLPEAFIGLFSGNNEGKMLVEV encoded by the coding sequence ATGAAAAGTAATTTAATCAGGCTGGCTAAGATGCCGGAGGGAGTACCACAAGCAAATGATTTTAAATTCGAGACAGAAGAACTTCGCCCGTTAAGAGAAGGTGATATCGAACTCAGGCCAATCTTTATTTCAGTTGACCCATACCTTAGGGTGGCTATGGCCGGGGGGCATCCACCGGCGATTAATGTTGGCGATATCATCATTTCGCGCGGTATCGCCAAGGTGATCAGTTCGGAGCATAAAGATTTCAAACCGGGTGATATCGTAATGGGCTATATGCAATGGCGAGACCGGATGGTATGCAACGGCAACGATTTTAGCATAATCAGCGAGCAGGGCCTTCCATTAAGCGCCTACCTGAGTGTGTTGGGATCTACAGGTCTGTCTGCCTATTTTGCATTAAGTGAAATAGGTAAGCCCAAAGCAGGGGAAACATTAGTGGTTTCAGGTGCTGCAGGCGCAGTAGGCAGCATCGCGGGTCAGATAGGGAAGATATTTGGCTGCAAGGTTATCGGTATTGCAGGAAGTGATGAGAAAACAGATTTTATCGTATCTGGTTTAGGAATGGATGCCGCAATTAACTATAAAACAAATGCAAACATTGGGCAGACATTAGATGATCTGTGCCCGGAAGGAGTTGACATCTATTTTGATAACGTGGGTGGTGCTGTTTCGGATGAAGTGATTAGCCGCATGAACGATTACGGCAGGGTGGTGGTATGTGGTTCCATTGACAGTTATAATAATAAGGAGGCCGTAGGTGGATTAAAGTTACTACCCCTGATTGTTTATAAAAAATTATTGATGCAGGGATTTTTAATCGGCGACTATACACAGCGTTTTCCGGAAGGCAGAAAGCAACTGGAACAGTGGATAAACGAAGGTAAGCTTCATTACAGGGAAACCATAATTAAAGGATTTGACAAATTGCCTGAAGCTTTTATCGGCCTTTTCTCAGGAAACAATGAGGGTAAAATGCTTGTTGAAGTTTAA
- a CDS encoding LysR substrate-binding domain-containing protein gives MELRQLKYFIKAAELQNFTEASNGLFITQSTLSQQIKQLEDELGIPLFDRIAKRVRLTEAGKTFLPFAIKTVKDAEDGKSMLKDLMNLDIGTLTIGVTYGLTDLLTKAILDFSSSYPNIHLQIGFGTTQDLLSKLEQGRLDLMLSFSQEEKAGSYNTEPLFSSCLALIVHQSHPVALRKQINIKQLESLPLLLPSGGYSIRNYLDGLLDKHDLSLNIKMEVNDINALLQLVSSGRWATILMGSSIFNYPSLKAIKITGEGMNRLATVTWPTGSYRKKAARLLMEILKDHAADYHVNN, from the coding sequence ATGGAACTACGCCAACTCAAGTACTTTATTAAAGCCGCTGAATTACAAAACTTCACCGAGGCCTCCAACGGGCTCTTCATCACCCAAAGCACTTTATCGCAACAAATTAAACAACTCGAAGACGAACTTGGTATCCCATTATTCGACCGTATTGCAAAAAGGGTACGGCTAACGGAAGCTGGAAAAACTTTCCTCCCCTTTGCCATAAAAACGGTAAAGGATGCCGAGGATGGAAAAAGTATGTTGAAGGATCTGATGAACCTTGATATTGGAACCCTAACCATCGGGGTTACTTATGGCCTTACAGACTTGTTAACCAAAGCGATACTCGACTTTTCCAGCAGCTACCCGAATATTCATTTACAAATAGGTTTTGGCACTACGCAGGATTTATTAAGCAAACTTGAACAGGGCCGCCTCGACCTGATGTTATCTTTTTCACAGGAGGAAAAAGCCGGGAGCTATAATACAGAACCACTGTTTTCTTCATGCCTGGCACTTATTGTGCATCAAAGTCATCCGGTGGCATTACGAAAACAAATCAACATCAAACAGCTGGAAAGCCTGCCATTGCTTTTGCCCTCCGGTGGTTATAGCATCCGCAATTATCTTGATGGGCTATTGGATAAACACGATTTGTCCCTCAATATCAAAATGGAAGTAAATGATATCAATGCGCTTTTACAGTTGGTGAGCAGTGGCCGCTGGGCAACGATCCTAATGGGGTCATCCATATTTAATTACCCTTCTTTAAAAGCCATTAAAATAACCGGTGAAGGAATGAACCGGCTTGCCACCGTGACCTGGCCGACGGGTTCTTATCGAAAAAAAGCGGCTCGCTTATTAATGGAAATATTAAAAGATCATGCGGCAGATTATCATGTCAACAATTAA